Genomic DNA from Leptospira venezuelensis:
CCAGAGCAGCATACAAAATCCTCATCTCCGCGAGTTCTCTGGAATATGCAGGAAAATCCTGGATCTTCTTTCCATAAGCTGTTCGATATCTGGAATATTCTCTTGCTTCCATAAATGCTCTTCTGGACATTCCAGATGCAGCAAGACCCACATGGACTCGTGAAGTTCGGATCACGTAACGAATCAGGTTTGCGATCCCGTGAGCTGGTCTTCCTAAAGCCTCAGCTTCCAGGTCTTCGTATACGATCTCTACGGTAAGTTTTCCTTTTGAACCTATAATATCTTTTTTTCTTAAGATATGGTGTCCGTTCAATTCTCCATTGTCTTTGATCCTAGGGACCAGGAATAATCCTACTGTTTCTGTATCTTCTATCTTAGCCGTTGTGACCCAAAGATCCCCCGGATTGGAACAGAACCATTTTTCTCCATTTAAGATCCATTTTCCGTCTTCGCCCTTACGAGCTACTGTACGATTTGCCCCGACATTACTTCCACCCACTCTTTCGGTAACATATTGTCCCGCCATAAAATGAGAGAAGGAACCCTTTCCTGCTACTAAAGGAAGATATTTCTTTTTTTGTTCATCCGTTCCAATTCCCTGAAGAACTCGGATCATACCTTCTGTCATTGCTAAAGGACAGGTTACTCCACCTTCTCCATTTTGGTTGGCAAGATAAGTTAAAGCCTGCCTGTGAAGATCTGTAAAAGGAAACTTCCATTCATCATGAAAATCTAAATTAACAATTCCATAATCATAAGAGATCTTTCTAGAAAGTTTTTGTTCGTGAGAATAAGCAATATGATCTATACGGTTTCCGGTTCTATCGTATTTGATAACGTCTCCATATTTACCTTCTTTATGAGAAGCTTCAGTAAGTTCGTCTAAGATACCGCCGACCAATTCCCCGTAACCGCTGAGATGGGCCAACATTGCTTTTTTATGGTCCGGTTTGTAATCGGAAGAGTATCGTTCTATTACTCTCTGTAGGATCTTATCCTCTTCGTAAAAGTTTTTGCCCCTATTTCCTTTATAACCGGTTAAGTCATAAGAAGATAAACCTGGGTTCTCGGCTAAACGTAATGGATGATTCATAATATTTCCTTTTAAAGAACGGCGACCTGAATACCACTATCATAAGCGAATACAACTCGACCGCCAGAACTTTTTAGTTCAGAACACTATGCATCGAACATCGTTTGTTTGGAAGAAAAAGTATAGCAAAGGTTATAGAACCAGAAAAACAGGTTTTTCTTAATATTCTAAAACCAATCCTTCATAAGGTGCTATCTCGAATACTACTGGGATCTCCATCTTCTCAGGTTTTCTATGAGTAGAGATGAGTATCTGAGCGGTACGATTCGCGTTTGCTACTATCTTTTTGGATTCATTCTCAAAGTTCAAAATGATCAGACATTTTTTCTTTTCGAACTCTCTGGTATATTGCAGAACACCTGGAGGAGAATCATAATCCAAGGCAAGAGTTCCTTTTTTCAGGATATCATTACCTTTTCTAAGCCATATTAGTTTTTTATAAAAATTTAATAAACTTTCAATAGATCTGGATTGAGTCTCTACGTTTACAGATTCGTATCTGGAAAAAACTGGAAGCCAAGGTTCTCCTTTGCTGAATCCGCCGTTCACATCTCCGGACCAACACATAGGAAGTCTACAATTGTCTCTGCTTGGATACACCGGCCAATATCTAATTCCGACCGGATCTTGGATGCGATTTTTGGGGACTCTTTCGTCCATCATCCCGAGCTCTTCTCCATAATATAAGAATGGAGTTCCTCTTAGGGTTAAGAGCATTAGGGCTGCGATTTTGGCTCTTGCTGTCGTCTCTTTTCCTTTAGAATATCTGGTGATATGTCTACGGAAATCATGATTACTTAATGTATAATTCGGCCAGCCCTTGTCTCGGAGATACTTCTCCCATTCCTTGATTACGTCCCTGAATTTTTCGGCCTTCCACGGAGTATAAAAGAAAGCAAAGTTAAATGCGAGATGAAGTTCATCACCTTTCGCACCGTAATAAGAAGCAGGAAGTGCACTTGTACCGGGAGGCTCCATCATCACTTCACCTACGGACATTCTATCTCCGTACGAATCCAAAAGTTTTCTGAGGTCCTTTAGGATATCGTGCATCTCAGGACGATCACGATCATAGATATGATTTTGTTGGTCGAAAGGTCTCGCGATCCATCTTTTACGAGGATTACTTCTTAACTCTGAATCCTTGACAAAAAGATTCACAACATCCAGACGAAATCCATCCACTCCAAGATCCAACCAGTTCTTGACCATGGAGAAGATTGCTTTTTTAACTTCCGGATTTCTCCAATTTAAGTCAGGTTGTTCCACTAAGAAAGAATGATAATAATACTGATCTGTAGTTTTATCTAAGGTCCACGCTCTTCCGCCAAACGTTCCCATCCAATTATTCGGAGGTTTTCCGTTAACAGGATCTTTCCAAATATACCAATCTCGCTTAGGATTGTCTTTGGAAGATTTAGATTCTAAAAACCAAGGATGTTGATGAGAGGTATGATTTGCAACCAGGTCCATGATGATCCTGATCTTACGTTTATGAGCTTCTTTTAATAAACGTTTGAATGTATCCAAATTTCCGAATACAGGATCGATACTTTCGTAATCCGAAATATCGTATCCGAAATCATACATAGGAGAAGGATAAATAGGAGAAAGCCAGATGGCATCAATGCCGAGAGAATTTGGAGTCCCATCATTCAGATAATCTAACTTTTGGATGATACCTTCTAGATCGCCGATGCCATCGTCATTAGCATCGTTAAAACTTCTAGGATAGATCTGATAAACAACTGCGTTCTTCCACCAATCCGCATCTACCTTTTTGGTCTTGCGAGATTGGCTAGGCTTTTTACTCAGCCGAGCCGATGTCGTGGTTTCTTTTTTTCTTTTAGAAGTGACTGTGGAACGACTACCCGAATCCATACTGGGGACCATTTTCAAAAAACGAGTTCCCCTGTCATCCTTTCCACTGGCTGTATTCTTAAGATCTTATCTTCCAGAGATTTTAACAATTCTGCATCTTTGACCTGTTCCCCGTCCTTAGTCTGGAGATAGAATGAGTCATAAGCATAATCTGCGGAAGTTGAGACCCTTAAATGAGAAACTTTTAAACCAAAATCGAATACTTTTCTTAAGATCCTATACACTAAACCAACCATATCCGGCATTCTGACTTCCATGATGGTAGTATCCGTAATATCTTCGTTTGAAAAACGAACAGAACGATTGATGATACTTTCCGGTATCGTCTTACGTGGATTCCATTCTGTCCTTTCAAAAGCAATACTATCTCTTTGTAATTCTCCGGAGGCCATTAATCTAAGTTTACCTTCCATTCTGGAAAGTTTTTCTGAAGAAATATTGCCACTACCTTGTGGATCCGTTACTTGAAGAATGTGGATCTGGAATTCTTCAAATGTATAACTTTGCATCCCGACTAAACTCAGACCCTCTGAAGAAACAGAACAGCATAAGTCTAATAAGATTTCAGGTATATTACGGCTTACCACTTCCACCGTTACAAAAGCAGGATCTTGTTCTGAATCCAAGAGAAGGACTGAGTTCGCATCTTGGCTAAGAGAAGTAATCGATTTAAAATATTTTAATATTTTTCGGTTTGAAACGGTTTTTAAAAAACTTTCAGGGATAACAGAATATGCAAAGGAAGCAATCGTTTTAGAAATTTTAGGATCTTGCCCTTCTTTTTCGGTCAAATAGGTTACAAGATCTTTAGAAAGAGAAATTCTTTCCTCTTCTCCATAAGGATCTTCCGCATCAGTTCTTTTATTTCTGAAGAAGTCTATAGAGTTTTTATAAAGTTCGTTTAAGATGGCCTTTTTCCAATTCGTAAGAACATTTGTGCCTACCGACTTGGTATCAATGATAGTTAGAATGTATAAAAGTTTCAATCTCTCCGGATTAGAAACGGTTCTTGCAAAATTACGTATAAGTTTTTTATCCGAAATATCTCTTTTGGAAGAAAGTTCCGACATCAGAATATGTTTTTCTACTAAGAAACGAAATAGATCAGTATCTTCTTCAGATAAACCCAAACGAGAGCCTACAGAAACTGCAAGTTCTGCACCGTATTCTGAATGGTCCCCTTCTTTTACTTTTCCAGCATCATGCAGAAGAATTGCTAAAGCCAAAATTTCGGTCTTCTCACATTCTCCATAAACTTCTAAAATTTCTCTGTCTTCGAACTCTCCCTTGTCCAAACGATCCAATTCATGAAGAATAAGAAGAGTATGCTCGTCCACAGTGAACTCATGATGATAACTGAACAAAGGAAAATTTGTACATGCGCCAAACTCAGGAAGAAGTTCACCAAGGACCTGGCATTCATGCATTAGTTTCAGTATTCTTCCTCTGTCTTTTTTGTTCTGCAGAATACTGATAAACCCACCGTTCACTTCCGCAGAATATCTGAAGTCATCATCCAAAAAGTGAGAAGCAAATCTGATCTCGCTCAGCAAACCACCGGAAACCTCGAAACCCGTTTCCTGGATCATTCTGAATATAAGCAAAATATCTTTGTATAATGTATGAGGATCCGCGAAAAGATTTCCCTCGCTCGGCGGAAAGATCGTATTCCCTATCTTTAAGAAGCGAATACCTTCGTAGTCGAAATTCTGGGCTTCTCCTTTTTTCTGAGCCGCCAATAAAGAATCCAAGTAAACACGAACTATAAAAAATATATTCTTTTGATGGCTATAGAGAGTATTCATAAACTTCTCTATGGTTTGCATCTCTTCTTTTTTACCAAAGCCAAGATACTCCGCCACTTCAGGTTGCAGATTCAGATCCAAACGATCATGTTTTCTACCTGTAAGAATATGAAGTGCAGTTCTGACTCGCATCAAAAAATCATAAGCTTCTTCTAATGCTTGGACTTCTCCGCTTTGGAAAACAGGAAGAACCGCAAGTCCTCCAAGAGAACGGATTGGACTCCTGGATTTTTCGGTCCAATATAAATACTGAATATCTCTTAAACCGCAGAGATCTGTTTTTAAATTCGGTTCCGAAAGAAGAATAGGTCGCCCTTCTCTTAGAAACCTTTCCGAAAGCTGATCCTCTTTCGCTTGGTTATATCTAGCTGCAAACTTAGGAGGAAGTTTTGCCAAAAACTCTTCTTGGTATTTTTTGAATAATTCCTTGGAACCAGTTAAGAATCGACTATCTAGAACAGCATGAAAGCTGGACATATCATCCAAATAACGAAATGATTCCTTAATAGTTCTGCAAGTATGTCCTACTTCTTTTCCGGAATCGTAAAGATAAGTATTAATGGAAGAAATGATCTCTGAAAGTTTAGAATCCGGAACTCCATTATGTAAATATAATATATCCACATCCGAATGAGGGGCCATTTCCATACGTCCGTAACCGCCTAAAGCAATTACTGTTACCTCTTCCCCTTTTTTTAAAATACCGGACGACTTTTCAAACCTAGTCCTTAAAAAAGAATCTATGATGAATGTAAGCTGGCGAGCAACCAAGCGGCCTGAGACCGCCCTACTTTTTTCCAAAAGCCTTTGAAAACTATAGGAGATATCTAATTCTAAAGGCAAGGTCAGTTCCTACTAGCAGTTAGACTGAGTTTATTTCAATTTATCGCCAGGGTTAGCACCTCTATGAGGCACAAAAAGGCTGAGACTCTCGCCTTCTCCCGAAGCCAAAAGCATAGCTTCTGAAACTCCGAACTTCATCTTTCTTGGTTTCAAGTTAGCGACTGCAACAATAGTCAATCCAAGAAGATCCTGAGGCTGATAAGAAGCTTTAATACCTGCAAAAACATTCTTAGTTCCAAGAGGACCCAGATCCAATTTTACTTGGACAAGTTTGTCGGCACCTTCTACAGGACCTGCTTCTATAATTTTGCCAACTCTAAGATCTACTTTAGTTAGATCCTCGATAGAAATTTCTAAAACTCCTTCTGTTTTAGGAGCAGCAGCAATAGTTGCAGGTTGAGCGGATTTAGTTTCCAAAGTGTTTTCTTCTAACATGGTTTGAATCGATTTTTCCTCTACACGTTTGGTGATCATTTCATAAGCAGATACTTTTGTTTTTTCCAGATCGGAAGAAAGATCCGCGAACTCAGGCTTTTTGTTTAAGCCTAAAATTTTATAAACCTTCTCCCCTGATTTAGGAAGCACAGGATATAAATAAATAGAAAGAATTCTCGCAGCGTTTAATGCAACAGTTACGGTTTTACGAGCTGCCTCCGCATCCGATTTGATTTGGATCCAAGGAGCAAGATCGTTCACATACTTGTTCGCAATATCGCCCAAGCGAGAACATTCTTTCATTACTCTGGTGTAATTTCGGGTTTCATACCATTCTCGGATCTTAGATTCCGAACTTCTTAGTTCGTCCAGAACCTTCTTCCCTTCAGTATCCAGAGATCCCAAAGTTCTATCAAGTTTATCTAATATAGAAGTGGCAACCCTGGAAACCAGGTTCACGAAATTACCCACAAAATCAGAATTCACTTTGGCGGAATAATCATCGAAAGAAAGGTCAAGATCATCCATTCCTGGTCCGAGTTTTCCCGCTAAATAAAAGCGAAGATGTTCCGGATCTAAATGTTTGAGATAACCTTCGGCTTTAATAAAGGTATCCCTGGACTTGGACATCTTCTCACCGTTTACAGTGATAAAACCGTGAACATGGACTTGAGTAGGAGAACGATATCCGCCTCCTTCTAAAGTAGCGGGCCAGAATAAAGTATGAAAATATAATATATCTTTTCCGATAAAATGGGAAATCTCAGTCTTCTCATCTTTCCAGAAGGAAT
This window encodes:
- a CDS encoding bifunctional uridylyltransferase/uridylyl-removing protein GlnD, with protein sequence MPLELDISYSFQRLLEKSRAVSGRLVARQLTFIIDSFLRTRFEKSSGILKKGEEVTVIALGGYGRMEMAPHSDVDILYLHNGVPDSKLSEIISSINTYLYDSGKEVGHTCRTIKESFRYLDDMSSFHAVLDSRFLTGSKELFKKYQEEFLAKLPPKFAARYNQAKEDQLSERFLREGRPILLSEPNLKTDLCGLRDIQYLYWTEKSRSPIRSLGGLAVLPVFQSGEVQALEEAYDFLMRVRTALHILTGRKHDRLDLNLQPEVAEYLGFGKKEEMQTIEKFMNTLYSHQKNIFFIVRVYLDSLLAAQKKGEAQNFDYEGIRFLKIGNTIFPPSEGNLFADPHTLYKDILLIFRMIQETGFEVSGGLLSEIRFASHFLDDDFRYSAEVNGGFISILQNKKDRGRILKLMHECQVLGELLPEFGACTNFPLFSYHHEFTVDEHTLLILHELDRLDKGEFEDREILEVYGECEKTEILALAILLHDAGKVKEGDHSEYGAELAVSVGSRLGLSEEDTDLFRFLVEKHILMSELSSKRDISDKKLIRNFARTVSNPERLKLLYILTIIDTKSVGTNVLTNWKKAILNELYKNSIDFFRNKRTDAEDPYGEEERISLSKDLVTYLTEKEGQDPKISKTIASFAYSVIPESFLKTVSNRKILKYFKSITSLSQDANSVLLLDSEQDPAFVTVEVVSRNIPEILLDLCCSVSSEGLSLVGMQSYTFEEFQIHILQVTDPQGSGNISSEKLSRMEGKLRLMASGELQRDSIAFERTEWNPRKTIPESIINRSVRFSNEDITDTTIMEVRMPDMVGLVYRILRKVFDFGLKVSHLRVSTSADYAYDSFYLQTKDGEQVKDAELLKSLEDKILRIQPVERMTGELVF
- a CDS encoding alpha-glucosidase — translated: MDSGSRSTVTSKRKKETTTSARLSKKPSQSRKTKKVDADWWKNAVVYQIYPRSFNDANDDGIGDLEGIIQKLDYLNDGTPNSLGIDAIWLSPIYPSPMYDFGYDISDYESIDPVFGNLDTFKRLLKEAHKRKIRIIMDLVANHTSHQHPWFLESKSSKDNPKRDWYIWKDPVNGKPPNNWMGTFGGRAWTLDKTTDQYYYHSFLVEQPDLNWRNPEVKKAIFSMVKNWLDLGVDGFRLDVVNLFVKDSELRSNPRKRWIARPFDQQNHIYDRDRPEMHDILKDLRKLLDSYGDRMSVGEVMMEPPGTSALPASYYGAKGDELHLAFNFAFFYTPWKAEKFRDVIKEWEKYLRDKGWPNYTLSNHDFRRHITRYSKGKETTARAKIAALMLLTLRGTPFLYYGEELGMMDERVPKNRIQDPVGIRYWPVYPSRDNCRLPMCWSGDVNGGFSKGEPWLPVFSRYESVNVETQSRSIESLLNFYKKLIWLRKGNDILKKGTLALDYDSPPGVLQYTREFEKKKCLIILNFENESKKIVANANRTAQILISTHRKPEKMEIPVVFEIAPYEGLVLEY
- the metG gene encoding methionine--tRNA ligase; translation: MSSESKRKILVTSALPYANGPIHLGHVLEAIQTDIYVRYQKSLGNECYFFCADDTHGTPIMLAARKEGITPEELIDRVRTEHYRDLSGFLVEYDNYYTTNSEENRILSEEIYLSLKGKGHIAEREIEQAYCDTDKMFLPDRFIKGTCPNCGTQDQYGDSCENCGATYSPKDLKDSHCSLCGNPPVSRNSKHIFFKLGDFEKYLSKWVENDSHVAEGVRKKLKEWFEAGLQDWDISRDGPYFGFKIPGETEKYFYVWLDAPIGYMASTLNYFKGDRNKFDSFWKDEKTEISHFIGKDILYFHTLFWPATLEGGGYRSPTQVHVHGFITVNGEKMSKSRDTFIKAEGYLKHLDPEHLRFYLAGKLGPGMDDLDLSFDDYSAKVNSDFVGNFVNLVSRVATSILDKLDRTLGSLDTEGKKVLDELRSSESKIREWYETRNYTRVMKECSRLGDIANKYVNDLAPWIQIKSDAEAARKTVTVALNAARILSIYLYPVLPKSGEKVYKILGLNKKPEFADLSSDLEKTKVSAYEMITKRVEEKSIQTMLEENTLETKSAQPATIAAAPKTEGVLEISIEDLTKVDLRVGKIIEAGPVEGADKLVQVKLDLGPLGTKNVFAGIKASYQPQDLLGLTIVAVANLKPRKMKFGVSEAMLLASGEGESLSLFVPHRGANPGDKLK
- a CDS encoding acyl-CoA dehydrogenase family protein; amino-acid sequence: MNHPLRLAENPGLSSYDLTGYKGNRGKNFYEEDKILQRVIERYSSDYKPDHKKAMLAHLSGYGELVGGILDELTEASHKEGKYGDVIKYDRTGNRIDHIAYSHEQKLSRKISYDYGIVNLDFHDEWKFPFTDLHRQALTYLANQNGEGGVTCPLAMTEGMIRVLQGIGTDEQKKKYLPLVAGKGSFSHFMAGQYVTERVGGSNVGANRTVARKGEDGKWILNGEKWFCSNPGDLWVTTAKIEDTETVGLFLVPRIKDNGELNGHHILRKKDIIGSKGKLTVEIVYEDLEAEALGRPAHGIANLIRYVIRTSRVHVGLAASGMSRRAFMEAREYSRYRTAYGKKIQDFPAYSRELAEMRILYAALVMPIFRGIDWTQKGILAEQISTPLMKYRSSSLSSQITHRAIMALGGSGIIGDYTCLPRLHNDCIINETWEGTHLIITDHALGAMNRAKIRDSFVSELKKNFDSAKKYPELKAAAELGENLLLDWNKNIEEKPREWKETYRVDLSDQAYGALVLSEFLEQAVFDRTSGSKKSKFDSFAKGFGAFLFRTLPKTFGDYDSFRLDQEEVDEIVNW